Sequence from the Streptomyces sp. NBC_00358 genome:
CGAGGCGGCCGGTGTTGTCGTAGGTGTAGGCCTGGGAGGCGGTGACGCCGGGAGTGCCGCCGTGGACGACGATCTGGCTGTGGGTGTTCTCGCTGACGGTGTCGGCCACGAGGACGGTGCCGTCGCTGGTGCGGGTGTAGGTGCGGGCGGTGGCTGAGCCGGTGGTGTCCTGCTCGTCGGTCTGGGTGTAGCCGCCGGGCAGGGTCTGGGTGGCCAGGTCACCGTCGGCGTCGTAGCGGGCGGTGAAGGTGCCGGCGACCGAGTCGGTGACCGAGGTGGTCAGGCCGCGCGGGTCGATGGCGGTGTCGTAGGTGTACGTGGTCGTCGAGGGGACCGTGTCGGTGGTCTTCGAGGGACGGTCGAGGGCGTCGTACTCGGTGGTGGTGGTTGCCCCGTCGGCGTCGGTGTAGGTCATCTGACGGCCGAGCTGGTCGAACGTCTTGGTGATGGTGCCGCCGCCGGTGGAGGTCTGATTGTTCGCCAGACCGGTCGCCGCGTCGTAGCCGGTGGTGACGGCCGGGACGGCCGTGCCGAGCCCGCCGGTGATGGTGACGGTGGTGGGCCGGCCGGCGGTGTCGTAGCCGTTGGCGGTGGTGCGGGTGGTGCCGTTGGCGGTCTCGGCCAGCTTGGCGACCTGGCCGTCGACGGCGTACTCGGTGGTCTTGGTCGGCAGCTGGGTGGGGTTGGAGCCGCCACCGGTGATCGCCGCAACCGGTGCGGTCTGGCAGACCATGTCAGCCCACTCCGGCCGGCCGTTGCAGGTGCCCGTTCCGGTGGCGGAGTAGTAGGTGGTCAGCGTCGCGCCCGCGTCGCTGCCGGTGGAGGCGGGCAGGGCGGTCTTGATGACCCGGCCCTGGTCGTCGTAAGTGGTAGTCGTGGTCAGCGCCAGACCGCCCGGGTCCTTCGTCTTGCTGGTGGGCACGCCCTTGACCCAGTCGAAACCGGTCGCCGCCACCCGCGGGTCGGCGGTCAGAGCCGGCCAGGCCCGCAGCTGGGCGCCGGTGGTCTGCTTGGTGACCTGATTCTTGACCACGGCGGTGCCGTCGGTGGGACGGCCGCTGTCGTATTCCTTGAGAGTCTGGGTGCGGGCGATGACCTTGCTGCCGGCCTGGGCGACGGTGGTGGCGCCGCTGAGGAGCTTGGATCCGAGGACGACCTGGTGGACCGGGCCGTCCCCCTCGACTTCGCGGGTGCCGGTGTCGTTGTAGACGCTGGTGGTGGACAGCAGCTGGGCCCGCTCGGCCGAGGCCAGGTTGCTGATCCCGAGCCCGGTCAGTTCCGTCTTCTGGGCCGTGGTCGTGCCCAGGGCCAGTTCGCGGTTGGCCGCGGTCAGCGACCGGACCGTGTTGCCGAACTGGTCGTACTCGGTGACCGTGATGTGGTGGCCGGGGGTGGCTTCGTCGACCTCGCGGCCGGAGGCGTCCAGGTAGTGGATGCCGGCCCGGGTGTAGGAGCTTGCCGTCAGGGCGCTGCCGTCGTTGCCGGCGGGTACCTGGTCGGCGGGGAAGACCGCGGTGGCGTCACTGGGGGTGTCGGTCTGTGCCCAGGAGGCCAGAGCCGAGGTGCCGAGGTCTTCCGGTGCGGACGTTCCGGTCAACGGGACGCCGTAGACGATGCTGGTGGCCGCGGTGCCGTTGGTCTGGCTCGCGCTGCCCGGGGTGAGGGTGGGGCGGGAGGCCTTCAGCAGCATGCCGTCGCCGGCGGCCGGGTTGGAACCGGCCTGTCCGTAGGTGAAGGTCCACGGCAGCTGTCCGGCCGGGGTCAGCGTGGTGACACGGCCTGCGCTGTCGTAGGCGTAGGCGGTCTTCAGCGCGGGGCTGATGCGCGGGTCCCACTGCTCACGCAGCCGGCCGCTGTCGTCGTAGGCGTAGGAGGCGATGGTCTGCACGGTGGACAGCGAGGCCCCGGGCACGGTCGACCACAGCTTGATCGCCGAGACCTGGTCCTTGAAGTCGCCCAGCGCGGAGCCGGCCGCGGTGGTAGCGGTGGCGTAGACGAACTGCAGCACCCGGCAGCCCTTGACCGACGGGTCGGCCGCACACGCCGAAGCGGAGACGGCCGAGGTGGGGGCGATGAGCAGCTTGGGGCGGGAAGTGTTGTACTCGCCCAGGGTGACCGCTTCGTTGACGGTGGTGGTCGTGGTGTTGGCCAGGCCGTCCAGGTAGGAGGTGGAAGCGTTCCACAAGGTGCTGCTGGCGCCCGCCGGGGTGAAGGTGGTGGTTTCGCCCTCAGTGTTCTTCAGGGTGAAGGTTCCGCTGAAGTCGCCGGTGAGGGTGTAGTCCTCGGCGCCGACCTCGGGTATCCAGCCGGTCTTCGCCGCGTTCTGGGTGAAGTTCAGGCGCGTGTCATCGCTCGAGGCTCCGATGCTCACCGACGTCGCAGAGGTTTTGGCCAGTACTGTCCACGGGGCGGAGGTCTGGTCGCCGGCGGCGCCGTAGAGCCATTCCTTTCCGAAGATCGGTGCCTGCTGGCCGGTGCCTGCCCCGGCCTGCGGAGAGCGGGAGGAGGCGGTGCGGTCGACGGACAGGCCGAAGACGGAGGCATCGTTGTCGGAGAGCGTGTAGTCACCGGTCAGCAGGTTCACCGAACCCGGTCCGACGTCCTCGCCCGCGGCGCCGTCGGCGGTGCGGTCGACGGTGACATCGACCGGGTCCGACGAGGCGGAGGCGCTGGAGGGGCCGATGAAGTCGGCCCGGATCTGCACCGCTCCGTCCGGGTTGACCGTGGAGGTGGCGTTCCAGATCAGCTTCGGGGTCTTGCCGCTGGTCAGGGCCACCGGCCAGGTAGTCAACGGCTGGCCTGCCACCGTCACGTCACCCGCGGGGACGGTGGTCCAGGTGTCGGCCTCGCCTCGGCGCCAGGAGAAGGTGGCCTTGTCGAACTTCGAGCCGTCCGCCTCGGCGGTCAGCGGAAGCCGGGCAGCGGTGCGGGTGCCCTCGTCAGGGCTGGTCACACCGCCGGGGCCGACGTGGAAGGTGTAGGACAGGGCCTCGGACTTGTTGTCGGCCTTGTCGGTCGCCCGCACCTGCAGCGTGTTGGTGCCCGCCTTGGCCGGCTTGACGGTGATGCTGACCGGGGTGGTGCCGCTGGTGGCCACCTTCGTCCAGGTCGTTCCGTCCAGTGACCACTCGATGCCGTTCTGGTCACCCGACGGGGGCGTCACCTTGAACACGCCCGCCTGGCCGACGCCCTTGACCCACGAGGCGGAGGGATAGTCGGTGGAGGTCACCGCGGTCGGCGCGGACGGTGCGGAGGTGTCGACGGTGAACGTCGCGTACGCCGACCAGTCGTTGTTGTAGTGCAGCCCGTCGTAGGGGTTGGTGCGGAACTTGTAGGTCTTGCCGTTGGTGAGCAGACCCGAGGGAACCGTCACCGTCGCCGGCTGCCCGGAGGGCACGTAGGGAGAGACCAGGTAGTTGCCGACCTGCGCGTTGGTGGTGGCGTCGTCGATCTCGAAGGTGCCGTCGACCTTGTCGTTGTTGGCGTCGACGAAGGTGTCGCTCAGCGTCGGCGTCGTGGTGTTGACATACCAGGCACCTGAGGCGTCCTGGAAGAACGGCGGGCCGGCCTGCTGGTCGGTTCCGGTCTTGGGCCGGTAGTTGTAAGTCACCGTCAACTTCGGCGGATTCGACGCGGCGTTGGCCGAGTTGAACCGCTTCCACTGCGCGGTCGCCGTCTCACTCGGCGCACGCAGGCCCATGCCGGAGGTGACGTTCTTCGCCGAGGCCCACGTCTGCACCAGATTGGTGACATCCGCGTTCACCCAGCCGTCCGGCGCCGAGGTGCAGCCGGGATTTCCCTTGGTCTCGGTCGACGTCGCCGAGGCGGTGGCCGGCCAGGTCGGCTGGGAGGTCCAGCGCGAGGCGGTGGACGCCGTGGCCGTGCTGTACACGCCCCACGGGTAGGCCGCACAGTCGGTGTTGCCCGAGTGGAAGTTCCACAGGCTCAGTTTCGCGCTCGAGACCAGCGAGTCCGAGATCGGCTTGGTGTTCCAGTTGATGAAGGAACGGGCCGTGCGCGGTGTGCCGTCGCTGTTGGTCGTTCCCGGGTTGCCCATGTCGAGTTCGACGTCGGTGGACCAGTCGACCGTCTCGCCCTGCTGGACGTAGGTGTCGAACACGTTGGACAGCGCCGAGGTCGAGGGGTCGACCGTGACCGGGTACTGCGTCTTCGGGTCGGCGAGGAACTTCGCGTCCGGGGTGAACACCAGATCGATGGTCCCCTTGGCGCGGACGACCTTCACCTTCACCGGTGCCCGGTGCGTGTGCTCGCCGGAGACCTTGTCCACCCGCGCGTCCCACATCACCGGGGCGGGCATGGTCGCCTGCTTCTTGCCCTTCCTGTCCGTGAAGAGCAGGCTCCCGTCCTTCAGCTGACGCACCTTCAGGCCCTTGGCCTTCAGCGGCAGCGTGTACGAGTAGCCGTTGCCCGGACGAGCGCCGAGGACGACGTACTGCTCGAAGCCGGTACGGGTCGCCTCGACCACCACGTCCGCGCCGGACGCGGCCCCCGCGTACGTCGCGCGGTTGCCCTTCAGCTTCGGCCTGGGCAGATCGCCCTTCCACTGCAGGGCGATCTGCCGGTCGCCCTCGCCCAGCGTCACCAGGTCATGTACCGCCGAAGCGGACCGCTTCACGCCGGCCGACGTGGCCTGACCGCCGCCCAGACGCAGGCCCCGCGGATGAGCCTTGGGCTCCACCCGCCCGCCGACCGCCCGCAGATCCAGATCGACCGAACGCCACTTGCCCGCGTCCTTGAACCGCACCGGACCGGCCGACAGCTCCGTCGTCAGCGAACCATTGGCGTTCACCCACGTCGTGGACGTCTCCGTCCGCTCCGACAGGGCCTCGACCTTCTTGCCCGACAAACGGGCCAGCACCCGGGCCGACGCCAGATCCGCAGCCGCCGAAGGGTAATGCTTCACCTTCGACCGGGACGACGCCTTGCCCACATGCACCGCGGAACTCACGGCCAGGGCCGGCTCCGCCTCGGCAAGCGCTGTCACAGCCAGGGCTAACGCCAGCGAACCGGCTATGCCCCGGCTCCACCCACGCCCAGGTTCCAGCAAGCCAGGTCTGCGCCTGACTCCCACTCTCTTGCTCATTCAAGCTCCCATGTTCACAGAAGCCCCATAGATCAACAGGGCAGCCGCAAAGCTAGCTGAGCCCAAAAGAGGACAAAAATGTTCACAGCAACACCAAGATCACCTAGCTTCAAATCGAACAGGTAAAACGTTCACAAAAATAAGGAAGGAAAGATGTCAAAGTGCCCATGGCATATTCAAACCAGCCACCCATCAACACAATCCAGCCACCGGGAAGCGGCGCAAGCAAGGGCTCTTGCGGGGATTTAACGCATCTCGCGGCACCACTTTGCTGCACATTAGAGGCATTAATTCCGACAACGTGAACAGCGTGTCCGTGCAGCAAATTTTTCGAGCGTCGAGGCTGACTCGAAAGGCTTTCCGGCATCAAGGCTCCAACCTCTCCATCAGCCCTAATCCCCTTGCTGGGCAGGCATGCTGGCCGCAGCTCACGGGTTCGCGCATGCCCACTTCGAAACCGTCCTTCAAGTCGCAATCAGCGTCGATTTTCGGTGGGTATGGTGGCTGGATTGCATTGATGGGCGGCTGGATTGAATATTCCATGGGCACTTTGACATCTTTCCTTCCTTATTTTTATGAACGTTTTACCTGTTCGATTTTGAAGCTAGGTGATCTTGGTGTTGCTGTGAGCATTTTTGTCCTCTTTTGGGCTCGGCTAGCTTTGCGGCTGCCCTGTTGATCTATGGGGCTTCTGTGAACATGGGAGCTTGAATGAGCAAGAGAGTGGGGGTCTGATGCAGGTTTGGGTGACAGGTTGACCTGCCCCACCTCTCAGGTTCCAGTTTTGGTGGCTAACTGACGGCCTTCACGAAAGGCTGCCGGACATGCCCCGCGCCTACCAACAGGGTCCGCCACCAGCGCTCGTCACATGGCTTCCCAGTCATCCGACTCCATACCCGGACCACGGCGATCAGCTGCTCACTGCTGCTCGGATCCGGGACTTTTGCGCTGGACCACTCCTCGTGCAGCCACTCTCCTAAGCGCCTGTCGAGGGCGGACTTCGGGCCGGCTGCTTCACTGGCAACTTCACGACGCGAGTACTTCTGACCGCGCTTCTTGCACGCGCGCTTGGCTCTTGCTTCCTGGGCCCGAAGCTCGTCATAGAGGTCACGGGCCCTGGACGGCTTCCCCATCTACCCTCCCTTCTGACGGCGCCCGCCTGCCCGCCCAGGTACGGCGAGCACCCGCAATGACCTGGAGCGTAGTAGGAATTTGCCCGCACTGCCCGCTCTTTCAGACACCACTCACTCCCGTCCGGCACGGTCGTTTTGCCCGACCGCTCAGACCGACCCAAGGAGATGAACTCATGGACAAGACCACGCCCATCGCCCGCAGGCTCAGCCGCGCTGCGCTCTTCAGTCTGGTACGCGGCGCAGCATAGGCAGCGGGCTCTGCTCTTGTGGCGGGCATCGTCTGGGTGGGGCAGAACCGGTAGCTCTGGCCGGTCCGTGCGCCACCGGCCGGCCTGATTGCCGCAGCGGAGGCTGCGGTCCGCAGTTGGCAAGCCCCGGCAGGCGAGGTCTGCAAGAGTGTTCGCGTGCGCTGCCACGGTCGGCGGGCAACTCTTTGCCCGTCGACCTGTAGGCCGCAGATCAGCTCATTGCCACAGCACCCCGCATACCTCACACACCACGGGATACAGCCACTACACCGAGCTGATCAGGGACTTCACGAAGGTTCGCCCTGACGAGCCGAAGTCAGTAGTGCGGGCACTGGCATCAACGTCGGCCGGATCGCCCCGCAGGCCGCCGCCGACCTCCGTCTCGTCGACGGAACCCCGGTGTGGTGCGGCCTCAAGGCCACCGAACTGACCCTCGTGAAGCTGTAGCAGGAACCTGAAGCGGTTCTGGAGGCCGTCCTGACTCCGCAGGACTGCATAGAGATCGCAAAGAAGCAGCTCAGCTGCGGAACCCGACCCCTGCCAAGTGGATCACGTCCAGTAGCGTCACCTCCGCATTCGACCATGCATGCGAGCAACGGGGGAGACAGGCATGGGCAATTTATTGTTCAACGTGACCACGGCAGCGCTGATGGTGCTGATGTTCAAGGCAGGGCTGGCGCTGCTCGGCGCCGACTCGATCCCGCAGCGGCGCATACCCTGGGCCTCCGCGGCCGTGCTCGCGGTGGCGCTCGCCGGTGTCGTGACCCAACTCAGTTGGGCAGGGGCCATGGACGCTTTCGACGCGGACCCTGGCAAGTCCGGCTGGTGGCGTGTCGTCACCTCTGTCTTCATGCAGAACGGCGGCTTCCTGGGCGGGGCTTGGAACATCGCGACCCTTGCCGTGGTCGCGGGCCTCGCGGAGTGGTTCTGGGGCGGGCCCTTGATGATCGGCCTGTTCGTGGCCGGGATTCTTCTTCCGCAACACATCGACTCGCTCTTCATGGAAGCGAACCGCAGCACTGATCCCCGTAACTTCGCCGGTAGTTCGGGAGCCACTTACTTCCTCGCCGCGACCCTCGCCGCCGGTCTGCTGCTGCGGGCCAAGGACCGTAAGGACCGGCTGCTGGCTGTTGCGGCACCCGTGCTCGGGCTGGTGATGTGGTTCGCCCAGGAGAACGGGCACGGACTGGTCGTCGTGTACGGGTTCGGGCTGGGCGTCCTGGTGTGGGGACTGGGGCATCGGATGATCCCACCGGACCTCGATTCGCAGAAGACGCCGCGCATCACAGTGGGTTCACTGGCGGCGAGGATCCGGCTCTAGCCCGACAGGACGACGGCCGGCTGCGACCTGCGCCCTGGCCGCCAATAACGGGTCCGTGTTGCCCGATGAACGAAGGACGAAAGTGAATTCGCCCCTTGCCCGGTCGGGTCCCGCCACATCCACGAGCAGCGTTGCTCGCGCTGTGACGGACATCCTGCAGCCGCGCAACGTACTCGTGGTCGGCATGCTCGGGATCGGAGCTGTCGCGGGTGGCCTCGTCGGCCTGGCATGGGGACTTCTCGGCGCGCTCTGCGCAGGACTGGTGCCCGCCGCCTATATCGAGTTCGAACGGAAACGGGGAAAATGGGGCGACCGCCATGTGGTGGACCGGACGAAGCGGGCGCCCATCTTCCTCGTCATTCTGGCGTCCGTCGGGACCGGCGCACTCCTGATGACACTGGGGCACGCCCCGGCGGACGTCATCAGAGCCATGGTCGCGCTGTGGCTGATGACCGTCGTCCTGCTGAGCGTCAACACCGTCTGGAAGGTCTCCGTCGACTCGGCGGTCGCATCGGCTGTGGTCGCGCTGCTCGCCGTCGTTCACAGTCCTTGGTGGCTGACGGGGTACGCCGTGACCGTGGTGGTGTGCTGGTCCCGAGTGGCTCTGCGGTACCACACAGTGTTGCAGACCGTAGTAGGTGCGACCCTGGGGGCGCTGACCACGGCCGCGTGGGTCGGAGCCTGACCTGGGACCCTGTCGCATACGAGATGCTGCAGCGCGTGCCTGTGGGCAGCGATCGCCGTTGCCCACAGGCACGCAGCGCCCGGGGCCGGTCCTCCCCATGGTCGCCCGGCACTGCGATCCGTGAAGCGTTCGACGACACGCACCTGGCCGTCCGAGGCCCGTTCTCCTCCCTCGCATCGACTGGGGTCGCAAAGCCACCATCATCGCTACGGCGAAGGCGACGTCGTAGCAGAGGGCGCTTGGCAGGCCCAGCTAGTGCGGCAACTGATGGGCGATCTTCGCACCCATCTGGCCGGCGCTGAGGAGTCCTCGGGTCTTCCGCTACGGGTAAAATTGAGACAAGAGGAGAAGTAGCCGGCTCGGGCTGCACATTGCCTCCGATGGTTCCGATGGTTCGGCAGGGTTTTTCCTTCTCCAGGACTATCAGGTTGTCCCGTATCGGGGTGCAGTTGGGAGTCAGGCCCTTCCGCAGCACACCAGTCAGTAGAGGCACGCAATGGATCCATGGCTGATCTGGTTGATCATCGCGGCCGTGTTGGCTGCGGCCGAGATCTTCACCGTTACTGCTGCGCTCGGAATGCTAAGTGTGGCCGCATTGGTCACGGCGGGGTCCGCCGCGGTCGGACTGCCACTGCCGTTTCAGTTCTTGGTGTTCACCGCCGTAGCGACAATCAGCGTGCTGTTTGTGCGCCCCCTTGCGCTGCGCCACGTTCTCCAGCCCCAAGCGGAGAAGTTCGGCGTAGACGCACTGATCGGCAGGGGTGCGTATGTCGTCTCGGAGGTGACAGGCCTGGGTGGCAGGGTCCGCATCGGCGGTGAGGAGTGGACGGCCCGCGCCTACGACGAGACGTTGGTGATTCCTCCTGGAAAGATTGTCGACGTCATGGAGATCAGCGGCGCCACCGCGATTGTCTACCCCCGGGACTGAGACCATGGAAACTACGGCGTGGTTGATTGCCGGCCTGATCGTGGCGCTGATCGCGGTTTTCACCGTGGTGCGGGCGGTACGGATCGTGCCCCAGGCGCGTGCTCGTAATGTCGAGCGGCTCGGCCGCTACCATCGGACTCTGAATCCCGGCCTCAGCCTGGTAATCCCTTACATCGACCGTGTTCGACCGGTGATCGATCTGCGCGAACAGGTCGTTTCCTTCAAACCACAGCCTGTCATCACCG
This genomic interval carries:
- a CDS encoding NfeD family protein translates to MDPWLIWLIIAAVLAAAEIFTVTAALGMLSVAALVTAGSAAVGLPLPFQFLVFTAVATISVLFVRPLALRHVLQPQAEKFGVDALIGRGAYVVSEVTGLGGRVRIGGEEWTARAYDETLVIPPGKIVDVMEISGATAIVYPRD
- a CDS encoding DNRLRE domain-containing protein translates to MAVTALAEAEPALAVSSAVHVGKASSRSKVKHYPSAAADLASARVLARLSGKKVEALSERTETSTTWVNANGSLTTELSAGPVRFKDAGKWRSVDLDLRAVGGRVEPKAHPRGLRLGGGQATSAGVKRSASAVHDLVTLGEGDRQIALQWKGDLPRPKLKGNRATYAGAASGADVVVEATRTGFEQYVVLGARPGNGYSYTLPLKAKGLKVRQLKDGSLLFTDRKGKKQATMPAPVMWDARVDKVSGEHTHRAPVKVKVVRAKGTIDLVFTPDAKFLADPKTQYPVTVDPSTSALSNVFDTYVQQGETVDWSTDVELDMGNPGTTNSDGTPRTARSFINWNTKPISDSLVSSAKLSLWNFHSGNTDCAAYPWGVYSTATASTASRWTSQPTWPATASATSTETKGNPGCTSAPDGWVNADVTNLVQTWASAKNVTSGMGLRAPSETATAQWKRFNSANAASNPPKLTVTYNYRPKTGTDQQAGPPFFQDASGAWYVNTTTPTLSDTFVDANNDKVDGTFEIDDATTNAQVGNYLVSPYVPSGQPATVTVPSGLLTNGKTYKFRTNPYDGLHYNNDWSAYATFTVDTSAPSAPTAVTSTDYPSASWVKGVGQAGVFKVTPPSGDQNGIEWSLDGTTWTKVATSGTTPVSITVKPAKAGTNTLQVRATDKADNKSEALSYTFHVGPGGVTSPDEGTRTAARLPLTAEADGSKFDKATFSWRRGEADTWTTVPAGDVTVAGQPLTTWPVALTSGKTPKLIWNATSTVNPDGAVQIRADFIGPSSASASSDPVDVTVDRTADGAAGEDVGPGSVNLLTGDYTLSDNDASVFGLSVDRTASSRSPQAGAGTGQQAPIFGKEWLYGAAGDQTSAPWTVLAKTSATSVSIGASSDDTRLNFTQNAAKTGWIPEVGAEDYTLTGDFSGTFTLKNTEGETTTFTPAGASSTLWNASTSYLDGLANTTTTTVNEAVTLGEYNTSRPKLLIAPTSAVSASACAADPSVKGCRVLQFVYATATTAAGSALGDFKDQVSAIKLWSTVPGASLSTVQTIASYAYDDSGRLREQWDPRISPALKTAYAYDSAGRVTTLTPAGQLPWTFTYGQAGSNPAAGDGMLLKASRPTLTPGSASQTNGTAATSIVYGVPLTGTSAPEDLGTSALASWAQTDTPSDATAVFPADQVPAGNDGSALTASSYTRAGIHYLDASGREVDEATPGHHITVTEYDQFGNTVRSLTAANRELALGTTTAQKTELTGLGISNLASAERAQLLSTTSVYNDTGTREVEGDGPVHQVVLGSKLLSGATTVAQAGSKVIARTQTLKEYDSGRPTDGTAVVKNQVTKQTTGAQLRAWPALTADPRVAATGFDWVKGVPTSKTKDPGGLALTTTTTYDDQGRVIKTALPASTGSDAGATLTTYYSATGTGTCNGRPEWADMVCQTAPVAAITGGGSNPTQLPTKTTEYAVDGQVAKLAETANGTTRTTANGYDTAGRPTTVTITGGLGTAVPAVTTGYDAATGLANNQTSTGGGTITKTFDQLGRQMTYTDADGATTTTEYDALDRPSKTTDTVPSTTTYTYDTAIDPRGLTTSVTDSVAGTFTARYDADGDLATQTLPGGYTQTDEQDTTGSATARTYTRTSDGTVLVADTVSENTHSQIVVHGGTPGVTASQAYTYDNTGRLAQVQDTGADAVCTTRAYTFDKNSNRKSLATAAADTGLDCTTTGATTTSSTYDSADRIVDTGYTYDNLGRTTALPGTTLAYYNSDLVQQQTAGTQRQTWTLDSNQRFRAWTTETNTSGTWTQTAVKTNHYDSDSDSPRWITEDTSGNLTRNIDGPAGDLAATSTKTGATVLQLANLHGDITLQLPLDTTVAPTVLDTDEFGNPRAGQQPTRYGWLGAKVRSTETPTGLTLMGARLYNSATGRFLSVDPVPGGSANAYDYCAADPVNCYDINGQWPHWRRYWHRARYRAVHYMRHHRVFHLYHVAASRTFHNHYVRQCAWWGGAGAGPVITYGFWGGPIDWGMAGLAGGFGCVGGMGSYRWG